The segment GGACGGCCGGCAGCGGCCCGCCGTCCGGCCCGGCACCGTCCCCGGCACCGCTCCCGGCACCGTCCGGGCGGCCCGCCGCGGCCTCCTCGGTGGCCCGCTCGGTGGCCTCGGCCAGCCGCTCCCGGATCCGCGCCGCGTACGCCACCAGGAAGGACTGCCGGAACGCCTTGGTGCGGGCCGCGCCGTCCTTGTGCTTGCGGCTGCCCGCCCGGTGCATCGCCGCCGTCGCCTGCACCAGCAGCGAGGTGTACAGCAGCTCCACCGCGTCCAGGTCGGCGTCGAAGCCGACCACCGTGCAGAACCCGAACTCCTTCGCCCACACCACCCGGCACCGGTTCGCCGCCGCCACCGCGTCCAGCAGCATCGTCTTCGGGCCCTCGTACGGGTTGTCCACGCCGATCCGCACCGCCGCCGGGTCGTCCGCCGACCGGCCGCCCCCCGCCGCCAGCAGCGCCTCGTCGATCGAGTGCCGGGCCATCAGCTCCTGCGCCTTCGCGGTCAGCGCCTCAGCCTCGTCCGGGAACCCGGTCGACTCGGCCTTCGCCAGCAGCGCCCGGATCCGGCCCAGCATCCGCGGCTCGCCCGACCGGGGCTCGCTCGCCCGCGGCGCGGACTGCCCGGGCACCGGGCCCACCGGCTGGACCGGCGGCAGCAGCGCCCAGGCCCGCAGCAGCTCCAGCGCCGCCGTCGCCAGCGCGAACCGGTCCAGCCGGTGCCGGGCCGCGAACTCCGGCAGGAACGCCTCGTCCGACGGCCACCACGGCCGGGCGTCCAACTCCCGCACCTGCTCCCGCCAGCGCCGGTCCAGCGCCGCCGCCGGGTGCCGCCGGCCCTCCGCCGCGATCAGGTCCACCGCCAGCGCGACCTGCACCGGGCCCAGCTCCCGCCGGGCCACCCGCACCAGGTCGGCGGGCTGCCAGCCGGCCGCCCAGCAGCGGCCCACCGCCCGCTCGGCCACCCCCAGCAGCGCCCGGCTCACCCCCGGCCACCGGTCCGCGGAGGCCGCCAGCAGCGACGCCGCCCCGTCCACCACGTACTCCAGGCCCCCGGGCTGCGCACCCGCCACCCGGGCCACCGCCTCCGCCACCAGCTCGTCCACGGGCTGATCGGTGCTGGCCACGGCGGTTCCTGCTTCCTGCGGGGGACGGGGGGACACGAGGGGAGGGGACGCCCTCCATGATGCCGGAGCGGGCCCGTCCGCCCGTCCGGCCCTCAGCCCGCGCCGCCGGTCACCGCTCAACGACCTTGGCGAGGATCTCCGGCGCCCGCGCCAGCAGCCGTCCCGAGGCCAGCCGGACGCCCAGCAGGGCCGCGCCCGCCCCGTACAGCGCGCCCACCGGCAGCACCGGCCAGGCGGGGTGGTGGCCGAGCAGCAGGAAGCCGAGCAGGGCCCCGAAGGGCAGGCAGAGCAGCGCCACGCCGACCATCGAGCCGAACGCGTTGAGCATCACCGCGCCGTTCTGCCCGGGCGCCGCGTTGCGCATCGGGTTGCCGTCGGCGGGCAGCGCGTACGGCGCGTGCACGCTGAGCAGGCAGCCCAGGCCGATCGCGGTGCCGAGCACGGCCAGGGCCAGTCCGAGGGCGGGGGCCAGGCCGGTCCAGTCGCCGGTGAGGGCGGCCACCGGCGGCCCGAACAGCACCAGGACCGGCACGCCGTACGCCGCCACGGCCAGGGCCCGGCCGCGCAGTTCGTCCCGGGCGTCCCGCCGGGTGGCCAGGGTGGCGGCGATCATCCAGAACCCGGAGCCGTCCATGCCGAACAGGTTGCCGGACTGCAGGCCGAGCATCAGGCCGCCGATGGCGATCACGTACACCGAGCTCCAGCCCTGCACCACCGACAGCGCCGCGAACACCGCGGTCATCCCGATGCCGGTGAACACCGCGGCCTTCGCCCGCGGCTCCCGCCAGACGTACCGCAGCTGCCGCTGGGCGACGGTGCCGACCCGGCCCGCGGGCAGCAGCCGCCACAGGCCCGCCGCCCGGGCCGCCGCGGCGGGCGAACTCTCCAGCAGCGTCGAGGAGTCGCCGCTCACCATCAGGTCCCGCAGACTGCGCAGCCACCAGCGCAGCAGCACCGCCAGCAGGGCCGCGGTCAGCAGCAGCTGCCCGGCCGCGACGGCGTACGCGCCCTCCCCGGCCGAGCGCACCGCGTCGATCGCCGCGACCGGCGGCAGCCACCGCACCACCGAGGCGTACGGGTGCAGCACCGACAGGTCGACGCCCGGGCCGGAGCCGTTCAGCGAGCTCTGCAGGGCGAGGTTGCCGCCCTGCGCCAGCACCGCGAACAGCAGGCCGCCGAAGACGGCGAAGTCCTTGCCGCGCCGACTGGACAGCATCCGGGCGTTGGCCGCCCCGATCGCCCGGATCAGCGCGACCAGCACCAGCAGGGTCAGCGGCACCGCGAGCACCGCCACCGCCGCCGAGGCCGCGCCCCGCCCGGCCGCGACCGCGGCGCCGGTCAGCAGCAGCAGGTTGATCAGCGGCCCCGGCCCGACCAGCCCGCCCAGCAGGCTGCCGCGCAGCAGCACGGCGGGCCGCAGCGGCAGCATGGTCAGCCGGGTCGGGTCGGCGCTCTCGTCGCTGGAGAAGAAGAACAGCGGCATCGCCGCCCAGCACCCGGTCAGCCCGGCGACCAGCACCGCGGCCGCGTCCGCCGCCCCCGTCCGGCCGTGCAGCACGGCCAGCCCGAGGGCCGCGGACAGGCCGAACAGCAGCCCGACCAGCAGCCCGATCAGGTACCCGGCGGCCAGCCCGGGGCTGCGCCGCAGCCCGTTGCGCAGCAGCCGGAGCTTCAGGGCGACGAGGGTGCGGACGACCGCCCGGTCGTCGGCGGTAGCGGTGGCGGGGGCGGTGGCGGGGGTCAACGGTGGCCCCCGCCCAGCCAGTCGAGCGCCTGGCCGTCGTCCGCGCGGACGCCGACCAGCCCGAGGAACGCCTGGTGCAGCGAAGTCCCGCCGCGCACCCGGTCGATGGGCCCGGCGGCGACCACCTGCCCGGCGTTCACCACGGCGACCCAGTCGCACAGCGACTCGACCAGCTCCATCACGTGGCTGGAGAACACCACCGTCGACCCGGAGGCCGCGTACCGGGTCAGCACGCCGCGGATGGTCTGCGCGGAGACCGGGTCGACGCCCTCGAACGGCTCGTCCAGGAACAGCACGTCCGGGTTGTGCAGCAGCGCGGCGGCCAGGCCGATCTTCTTGCGCATGCCGGTGGAGTAGTCGGCGACCAGCTTGTCGGCGGCGCCGGTCAGGTCGAGCACCGCCAGCAGCTCCTCGGCCCGCCGGTCGGTCTCCGCGCCGTCCAGGCCGCGCAACCGGCCGTTGAAGCGCAGCAGTTCGCGTCCGCTGAGCCGCTCGAACATCCGCAGCCCCTCGGGCAGGATGCCGATCCGGGCCTTCACCGCGACCGGGTCCTGCCAGACGTCCGCGCCGTGCACCAGCACCGTCCCCCGGTCGGGCCGCAGCAGTCCGGTGGCCATCGACAGCGTGGTGGTCTTGCCGGCCCCGTTCGGGCCGACCAGGCCGATGAACGACCCGGCGGGCAGGTCGAGGCTGAGCCCGGCGACGGCGGTCTGCGCGCCGAAGCGCTTCCACAGGTCGCGGATCGAGACGGCGGGCGGCGGGGTGGTCGCCTCCATGGCGGGTGGTCTCCTTGTCGACGGCGGTCCGGACGGATTCTTCCGACGGGTTCCTGCACGGGGGAGCGGTGGCCGAGGGCGTGCCTGACGTGACCCTATGATCATTCCTTTACCCGGACATCCCCCGTTCGGCGGTACGCCACCCCTCCCCCGCCGGGACCGGCAACTACCCGGCCCCTCCGTTCGTCCTGCATCCTGGGAGCGCACACGCAGCAGGGGGGAACGGGAGGAGGCCGCGGTGGCAGGACAATGGGGACCGCCGGCGCCGTACGGGCAGCAGCCCTGGCAGCCGGCGCCGACGCCGCAGTCCGCGATGCGGGCCGCCAACTCCGACCGCGAGCGCACCATCGACGTGCTGAAGGCCGCCTTCGCCGAGGGCCGGCTGACCGCGGCCGAGTACGAGCACCGGATGTCCGCGACCCACCAGGCCGCCACCTACGGGCAGTTGGCCGCGCTGGTGGCCGACCTGCCGTCCGGGCCGATGGTGCAGCCGTTCGGCGCGCCCGTCCCGGTGGTGCCGCCGACCTTCATGCCGATGCCGGCCTTCCTGCCGCCGCCGCCCGCCCGCAACAACGGCCTCGCGGTGGCCTCCGCGACGCTCGGCTGCCTCACCGTGCTCACCCTCGGCGCCACCGGCCTGCCCGCCGTGGTCACCGGCCACCTGGCCCGGGCCAAGCTGCGCACCACCGGCGAGGACGGCGACGGCCTGGCCGTGCTCGGCCTGGTGCTGGGCTGGCTCTCGGTGGCCGGCTGGCTGCTGTTCTTCCTGCTGGCCGTCGCGTCCGGCTGAACCCGCCCGCCCGCGCGCGCCCCGCGCCGTACCGCGGCCGCCGCACACTCCGTGCGGCCCGGTCCCGTGCCGGACCCGGACGCCCGCCCACCCGGGCGCACTCCATTTGTTTTGACCGCCGCCTGTGCGCTAGGTACGCTCTGACCTTGTGCCTGGGGTGTGCCCGGGTCCTTGTGCGTGCCAGCAGATCGGCCGCCGCAGCGGAGACTCCACCCGCTCGGTGTGTGCCGTAGCCGCAGCGCAGCTCATGGGATTCCGCGATTCTTCCCCGAAGAAGGCCCAACACACCCGACCGCGTGGGTCGGAGAGTGCGGGGCCACACCGCAGGTTAGTTCCACCGAGCCTTGGCACACAGAAAACGGAGAAACGGTGCCTACGATCCAGCAGCTGGTCCGAAAGGGCCGGCAGGACAAGGTCCAGAAGACCAAGACCCCCGCGCTTGAGGCATCGCCCCAGCGCCGCGGTGTCTGCACGCGTGTGTACACGACCACCCCGAAGAAGCCGAACTCGGCTCTCCGCAAGGTCGCCCGTGTGCGCCTCACCAGCGGGATCGAGGTCACCGCTTACATTCCGGGCGAGGGCCACAACCTGCAGGAGCACTCCATCGTGCTCGTGCGTGGCGGTCGCGTGAAGGACCTGCCGGGTGTGCGTTACAAGATCATCCGCGGCGCTCTTGACACCCAGGCTGTCAAGAACCGCAAGCAGGCCCGCAGCCGCTACGGCGCCAAGAAGGAGAAGTAAGAATGCCTCGTAAGGGCCCCGCCCCGAAGCGCCCGGTCATCATCGACCCGGTCTACGGCTCCCCCCTGGTGACCTCGCTGGTCAACAAGATCCTGCTGCACGGCAAGCGCTCCACCGCCGAGCGGATCGTCTACGGCGCCCTCGAGGGTGTCCGCGAGAAGACCAGTGCCGACCCGGTGATCGCGCTCAAGCGCGCGCTGGAGAACGTCAAGCCGACCCTCGAGGTCAAGTCCCGCCGCGTCGGCGGCGCCACCTACCAGGTGCCGGTCGAGGTCCGTCCGGGCCGCGCCAACACCCTGGCGCTGCGCTGGCTGGTCGGCTACTCCCGCGCCCGTCGCGAGAAGACCATGACCGAGCGTCTGCTCAACGAGATCCTCGACGCCAGCAACGGCCTGGGCGCTTCCGTGAAGCGTCGCGAGGACACCCACAAGATGGCCGAGTCCAACAAGGCCTTCGCGCACTACCGCTGGTAGTCCCAACCCCGTCACTAGACAGAGAGAGAACGAGCCACCATGGCTGCAACCTCCCTTGACCTCGCCAAGGTCCGCAACATCGGGATCATGGCGCACATCGACGCGGGCAAGACCACCACCACCGAGCGGATCCTGTTCTACACCGGTGTCTCGTACAAGATCGGTGAGGTCCACGACGGCGCTGCCACGATGGACTGGATGGAGCAGGAGCAGGAGCGCGGCATCACCATCACGTCGGCCGCGACGACCTGTCACTGGACCCTCGACGGTGTCGACAACACCATCAACATCATCGACACCCCGGGCCACGTCGACTTCACCGTCGAGGTGGAGCGCTCGCTGCGCGTGCTCGACGGTGGCGTGACGGTGTTCGACGGCGTCGCCGGTGTCGAGCCCCAGTCCGAGACCGTGTGGCGGCAGGCCGACCGCTACGGCGTTCCGCGCATCTGCTTCATCAACAAGCTGGACCGCACGGGCGCCAACTTCTTCTTCTGCGTGCAGACCATCGTGGACCGCCTCGGCGCCACCCCGCTGGTCATGCAGCTGCCGATCGGCGCCGAGGGTGACTTCACCGGCGTCGTCGACCTGGTGAAGATGAAGGCCCTGGTCTACTCGGCCGACGCGCCCAAGGGCGAGATGTACGACACCGTCGACATCCCGGCCGACCTCGCCGAGCAGGCCGCGGAGTACCGCGAGGCCCTGATCGACACCGTGTCGAACGTCAGCGACGAGGTGATGGAGCTCGCCCTGGAGGGCGAGGACATCCCCGAGGAGCTGATCGTCGCCGCGATCCGCAAGGGCACGCTGAACTCGGACTTCACCCCGATCTTCTGCGGCTCGGCGTTCAAGAACAAGGGCGTCCAGCCCCTGCTCGACGCGGTTGTGAAGTACCTGCCGTCGCCCCTCGACATCGAGGGCATCGAGGGCACGAAGCCGAACAACCCCGACGAGAAGATCGTCCGTCAGGCCTCGGACGACGAGCCGCTCGCCGCGCTCGCGTTCAAGATCATGTCGGACCCGCACCTGGGCAAGCTCACCTTCGTCCGCGTGTACTCCGGCCGCCTGGAGTCCGGCACCTCGGTGCTGAACTCCGTCAAGGGCAAGAAGGAGCGCATCGGCAAGATCTACCGCATGCACGCGAACAAGCGTGAGGAGATCGACTCGGTGGGCGCCGGCGACATCATCGCCGTCATGGGCCTCAAGCAGACCACCACCGGTGAGACGCTGTCCGACGAGAAGAACCCGGTCATCCTGGAGTCCATGGACTTCCCGGCCCCGGTCATCCGCGTCGCGATCGAGCCCAAGTCCAAGGGCGACCAGGAGAAGCTGGGTGTCGCCATCCAGCGCCTGGCCGAGGAGGACCCCTCCTTCCAGGTCAACACCGACGAGGAGACCGGCCAGACGATCATCGCCGGCATGGGCGAGCTGCACCTCGAGGTGCTGGTCGACCGCATGCGCCGCGAGTTCAAGGTCGAGGCCAACGTCGGCAAGCCGCAGGTGGCGTACCGCGAGACGATCCGCAAGGCCGTCGAGCGCATCGACTACACGCACAAGAAGCAGACCGGTGGCTCCGGCCAGTTCGCGAAGATCCAGATCGCGATCGAGCCGCTGGAGTCCGGCGAGGGCTACGAGTTCCTCAACAAGGTCACCGGTGGCCGTGTGCCGAGGGAGTACATCCCCTCGGTGGACGCCGGTTGCCAGGAGGCCATGGAGTTCGGCGTGCTCGCCGGCTACCCGCTCCAGGGCGTCCGCGTGATCCTGCTCGACGGTGCGTCGCACGACGTCGACTCGTCCGAGCTGGCGTTCAAGATCGCCGGTTCCATGGCGTTCAAGGAAGGTGCCCGCAAGGCGTCGCCGGCTCTGCTCGAGCCGATGATGGCCGTCGAGGTCACCACCCCCGAGGACTACATGGGCGACG is part of the Kitasatospora cineracea genome and harbors:
- a CDS encoding ABC transporter ATP-binding protein, whose translation is MEATTPPPAVSIRDLWKRFGAQTAVAGLSLDLPAGSFIGLVGPNGAGKTTTLSMATGLLRPDRGTVLVHGADVWQDPVAVKARIGILPEGLRMFERLSGRELLRFNGRLRGLDGAETDRRAEELLAVLDLTGAADKLVADYSTGMRKKIGLAAALLHNPDVLFLDEPFEGVDPVSAQTIRGVLTRYAASGSTVVFSSHVMELVESLCDWVAVVNAGQVVAAGPIDRVRGGTSLHQAFLGLVGVRADDGQALDWLGGGHR
- the rpsG gene encoding 30S ribosomal protein S7 gives rise to the protein MPRKGPAPKRPVIIDPVYGSPLVTSLVNKILLHGKRSTAERIVYGALEGVREKTSADPVIALKRALENVKPTLEVKSRRVGGATYQVPVEVRPGRANTLALRWLVGYSRARREKTMTERLLNEILDASNGLGASVKRREDTHKMAESNKAFAHYRW
- a CDS encoding DUF1707 and DUF4190 domain-containing protein; translation: MAGQWGPPAPYGQQPWQPAPTPQSAMRAANSDRERTIDVLKAAFAEGRLTAAEYEHRMSATHQAATYGQLAALVADLPSGPMVQPFGAPVPVVPPTFMPMPAFLPPPPARNNGLAVASATLGCLTVLTLGATGLPAVVTGHLARAKLRTTGEDGDGLAVLGLVLGWLSVAGWLLFFLLAVASG
- the rpsL gene encoding 30S ribosomal protein S12; amino-acid sequence: MPTIQQLVRKGRQDKVQKTKTPALEASPQRRGVCTRVYTTTPKKPNSALRKVARVRLTSGIEVTAYIPGEGHNLQEHSIVLVRGGRVKDLPGVRYKIIRGALDTQAVKNRKQARSRYGAKKEK
- a CDS encoding transporter; translation: MTPATAPATATADDRAVVRTLVALKLRLLRNGLRRSPGLAAGYLIGLLVGLLFGLSAALGLAVLHGRTGAADAAAVLVAGLTGCWAAMPLFFFSSDESADPTRLTMLPLRPAVLLRGSLLGGLVGPGPLINLLLLTGAAVAAGRGAASAAVAVLAVPLTLLVLVALIRAIGAANARMLSSRRGKDFAVFGGLLFAVLAQGGNLALQSSLNGSGPGVDLSVLHPYASVVRWLPPVAAIDAVRSAGEGAYAVAAGQLLLTAALLAVLLRWWLRSLRDLMVSGDSSTLLESSPAAAARAAGLWRLLPAGRVGTVAQRQLRYVWREPRAKAAVFTGIGMTAVFAALSVVQGWSSVYVIAIGGLMLGLQSGNLFGMDGSGFWMIAATLATRRDARDELRGRALAVAAYGVPVLVLFGPPVAALTGDWTGLAPALGLALAVLGTAIGLGCLLSVHAPYALPADGNPMRNAAPGQNGAVMLNAFGSMVGVALLCLPFGALLGFLLLGHHPAWPVLPVGALYGAGAALLGVRLASGRLLARAPEILAKVVER
- the fusA gene encoding elongation factor G, whose protein sequence is MAATSLDLAKVRNIGIMAHIDAGKTTTTERILFYTGVSYKIGEVHDGAATMDWMEQEQERGITITSAATTCHWTLDGVDNTINIIDTPGHVDFTVEVERSLRVLDGGVTVFDGVAGVEPQSETVWRQADRYGVPRICFINKLDRTGANFFFCVQTIVDRLGATPLVMQLPIGAEGDFTGVVDLVKMKALVYSADAPKGEMYDTVDIPADLAEQAAEYREALIDTVSNVSDEVMELALEGEDIPEELIVAAIRKGTLNSDFTPIFCGSAFKNKGVQPLLDAVVKYLPSPLDIEGIEGTKPNNPDEKIVRQASDDEPLAALAFKIMSDPHLGKLTFVRVYSGRLESGTSVLNSVKGKKERIGKIYRMHANKREEIDSVGAGDIIAVMGLKQTTTGETLSDEKNPVILESMDFPAPVIRVAIEPKSKGDQEKLGVAIQRLAEEDPSFQVNTDEETGQTIIAGMGELHLEVLVDRMRREFKVEANVGKPQVAYRETIRKAVERIDYTHKKQTGGSGQFAKIQIAIEPLESGEGYEFLNKVTGGRVPREYIPSVDAGCQEAMEFGVLAGYPLQGVRVILLDGASHDVDSSELAFKIAGSMAFKEGARKASPALLEPMMAVEVTTPEDYMGDVIGDINSRRGQIRAMEERHGARVVKALVPLSEMFGYVGDLRSKTSGRASYSMQFDSYAEVPRNVADDIIAKAKGE
- a CDS encoding DUF2786 domain-containing protein, which codes for MASTDQPVDELVAEAVARVAGAQPGGLEYVVDGAASLLAASADRWPGVSRALLGVAERAVGRCWAAGWQPADLVRVARRELGPVQVALAVDLIAAEGRRHPAAALDRRWREQVRELDARPWWPSDEAFLPEFAARHRLDRFALATAALELLRAWALLPPVQPVGPVPGQSAPRASEPRSGEPRMLGRIRALLAKAESTGFPDEAEALTAKAQELMARHSIDEALLAAGGGRSADDPAAVRIGVDNPYEGPKTMLLDAVAAANRCRVVWAKEFGFCTVVGFDADLDAVELLYTSLLVQATAAMHRAGSRKHKDGAARTKAFRQSFLVAYAARIRERLAEATERATEEAAAGRPDGAGSGAGDGAGPDGGPLPAVPAGGLLPVLAARAEAVDDAVGKMFPKLVSQRVRVSDGEGWVEGRAAADRASLHRGSGRIAR